A single window of Synechococcus sp. C9 DNA harbors:
- a CDS encoding NAD-dependent epimerase: protein MTGKVLVTGVAGFIGFHFAQALLAQGRSVVGLDNLNPYYAVQLKQDRLHQLKNHPNFIFLLLDVADRQGMEQLFAEHPPEIVVHLAAQAGVRYSLDHPHTYVESNVVGFLHILEGCRQYGVKHLVFASSSSVYGLNTKMPFSVQDNVDHPISLYAATKKSNELMAHTYSYLFHIPTTGLRFFTVYGPWGRPDMALFKFTQAILEQRPIQVYNHGKMQRDFTYIDDIVAGMLGVLEHIPTPQANIHLHPGISTAPYRLYNIGNHRPVQLLDFIQVLESALGCPAIKEFLPMQPGDVPATYADIEDLTNAVGFVPQTPIEVGIPRFVAWYRDYYHIT from the coding sequence ATGACGGGTAAGGTGTTGGTCACAGGGGTGGCGGGTTTTATTGGGTTTCATTTTGCCCAGGCATTATTGGCACAAGGGCGGTCGGTGGTGGGTTTGGATAATCTCAATCCCTACTATGCGGTGCAATTAAAACAGGATCGTTTGCATCAATTAAAAAATCATCCTAACTTTATTTTTCTCCTGTTAGATGTGGCTGACCGTCAGGGTATGGAGCAATTGTTTGCCGAACATCCACCGGAAATTGTGGTGCATCTAGCCGCCCAAGCGGGGGTGCGTTATTCCCTCGACCATCCCCATACCTACGTGGAAAGCAATGTGGTGGGTTTTTTGCATATTTTAGAAGGGTGTCGGCAGTATGGGGTGAAACATTTGGTTTTTGCCTCCTCTAGTTCCGTGTATGGATTAAATACAAAAATGCCTTTTTCCGTGCAAGATAACGTGGATCATCCCATTAGTTTGTATGCGGCTACCAAAAAATCCAATGAACTGATGGCACATACCTACAGTTATTTGTTTCATATCCCCACCACCGGACTGCGATTTTTCACCGTTTATGGACCCTGGGGACGACCGGACATGGCTTTATTTAAGTTTACCCAAGCCATTTTAGAACAGCGTCCCATTCAGGTCTATAACCACGGTAAAATGCAACGGGATTTTACTTATATTGATGACATTGTGGCGGGAATGTTAGGGGTTTTAGAACATATCCCCACGCCCCAAGCGAATATACATTTACACCCAGGGATCAGCACTGCCCCCTACCGTTTATATAATATCGGCAACCATCGCCCCGTGCAGTTACTCGATTTTATTCAGGTTTTAGAATCAGCCTTAGGGTGTCCAGCCATCAAGGAATTTTTGCCCATGCAACCGGGGGATGTGCCAGCTACCTATGCGGACATTGAGGATTTAACCAACGCTGTGGGATTTGTACCGCAAACGCCCATTGAGGTAGGAATTCCCCGATTCGTCGCCTGGTATCGAGATTACTACCACATTACCTAA
- the trpA gene encoding tryptophan synthase subunit alpha, protein MPIAISEQFRRLQAQSRCALIPFITAGDPDLATTAQALLTLAHAGADIIELGVPYSDPLADGSVIQAAATRALKRGTTLTQVLELVHTLSGQITAPIVLFSYYNPILNRGVEPFLKDIAQAGVRGLVVPDLPLEEAHVLAQPAQDYGVELTLLAAPTSPPERLAAIARQSQGFVYLVSVTGVTGARQAVSEKIPHLLRQLHQVTEKPIGVGFGVSQPEQAQQIRDWGADGVIVGSAFVQRLYEQGIPAVQTFCQQLRQALDSND, encoded by the coding sequence ATGCCAATTGCCATTTCTGAGCAATTTCGCCGACTGCAAGCCCAATCCCGGTGCGCCCTGATTCCCTTCATTACCGCCGGTGACCCGGATTTAGCCACCACTGCCCAAGCCTTGCTCACCCTGGCGCACGCCGGAGCCGACATTATCGAACTGGGGGTGCCCTATTCCGACCCCCTGGCGGATGGTTCTGTGATCCAAGCGGCCGCTACCCGTGCCCTCAAACGGGGAACCACCCTGACGCAGGTTTTAGAATTAGTACATACTTTGTCTGGTCAAATCACTGCCCCGATTGTTTTATTTAGTTATTACAATCCCATTCTCAACCGGGGCGTGGAACCCTTCCTAAAAGACATTGCCCAGGCGGGGGTGCGGGGGTTGGTGGTGCCGGATTTGCCCCTGGAGGAAGCCCACGTTCTCGCCCAGCCTGCCCAGGATTACGGGGTCGAACTTACCCTGCTGGCGGCTCCCACCAGTCCCCCGGAGCGGTTGGCAGCCATTGCTCGACAATCCCAGGGGTTTGTGTATCTGGTCAGTGTGACGGGGGTGACGGGGGCACGACAGGCGGTGTCGGAGAAAATTCCCCATCTACTGCGCCAACTGCATCAGGTCACGGAGAAACCGATTGGGGTGGGGTTTGGGGTGTCCCAGCCGGAACAGGCGCAACAAATTCGGGATTGGGGTGCGGATGGGGTGATCGTTGGCAGTGCGTTTGTCCAGCGGTTGTATGAACAGGGCATCCCGGCGGTGCAAACCTTTTGCCAGCAGTTGCGTCAAGCCTTAGATAGCAACGATTGA
- a CDS encoding DUF3593 domain-containing protein produces MTESLLFGLSLFPYLGFLWCLWRAQAPRGILLGFGLTLLFVAITIPAGIVAQRFYGQTLANVDVLHGAAELWLTVANLTLVLGVRRALQHKIKNHTAEEL; encoded by the coding sequence ATGACCGAGAGCCTGTTGTTTGGGTTGTCCCTGTTTCCCTACCTGGGTTTTCTCTGGTGTTTGTGGCGGGCGCAGGCACCCCGGGGGATTCTCCTGGGGTTTGGGTTGACCCTGCTGTTTGTGGCAATTACCATTCCGGCGGGGATTGTGGCACAGCGGTTCTACGGGCAGACTTTGGCGAATGTGGATGTCCTGCACGGAGCGGCGGAACTTTGGCTGACGGTGGCAAATTTGACCCTGGTGTTGGGGGTACGGCGGGCACTTCAGCATAAGATCAAAAATCACACCGCTGAGGAATTGTAA
- a CDS encoding glycosyltransferase family 4 protein: MVKILHIQRAGAIAGAENHLLQLLPGLRQRGYDVTFLALTKPQEAPSPFTQALHSRGVPVIDQRVASEWQPEILPQLVHILRQGNYDIVHTHLLYADLYGGLAARCLPGVKVLCTRHNDNRYRQRWPMRPLITWNTRWFHHVIAISEHIKRFNQYYQRVPEDKITVIPYGYDPPVREAPIPPKPSGTLTLGMVGRLVPQKSHATAIQALPIILKSVPQVRLVILGDGPLRQELTTLADQLHLTAYVEFWGYQSQAVEWMRQFDLLIHPSQHEGFGLVLLEAMAARLPIVATRVSAIPEIVIDGETGLLIPPNDPPALAQAVVQLLTNPEQRARMGAAGYARLVQEFTVAKMVERTANLYQSLLSKA, from the coding sequence ATGGTCAAAATTTTGCACATCCAACGGGCGGGTGCCATCGCCGGGGCGGAAAACCACCTGCTCCAGCTACTGCCGGGGTTGCGCCAGCGGGGTTATGACGTAACTTTTTTAGCCCTCACCAAACCCCAGGAAGCCCCCAGCCCCTTTACCCAAGCCCTCCACAGCCGGGGTGTGCCCGTGATTGACCAGCGGGTAGCGTCGGAATGGCAACCGGAAATTCTCCCCCAATTAGTACATATCCTGCGCCAGGGGAATTATGACATTGTGCATACCCATTTACTCTATGCCGACCTGTATGGGGGGTTAGCCGCCCGGTGTCTCCCCGGCGTGAAAGTCCTGTGTACCCGGCACAACGATAACCGGTATCGCCAGCGGTGGCCCATGCGTCCCCTGATCACCTGGAATACCCGTTGGTTTCACCATGTGATCGCCATTTCTGAACATATCAAGCGGTTTAACCAGTACTACCAGCGGGTGCCGGAGGATAAAATCACCGTGATTCCCTACGGCTATGACCCGCCGGTTCGGGAAGCCCCGATTCCTCCCAAACCCTCTGGCACATTGACCCTGGGGATGGTCGGGCGGTTGGTGCCCCAAAAGTCCCACGCCACCGCCATACAGGCATTACCAATCATCTTAAAAAGTGTTCCCCAGGTGCGGTTAGTCATTCTGGGGGATGGCCCGCTACGTCAGGAATTAACCACCCTAGCCGACCAATTACATCTCACTGCCTATGTGGAATTTTGGGGCTATCAATCCCAAGCCGTCGAATGGATGCGGCAGTTTGACCTGCTGATCCACCCTTCCCAACATGAGGGTTTTGGCCTGGTTTTGTTGGAAGCGATGGCCGCCCGCCTACCGATTGTCGCCACCCGGGTCAGTGCCATTCCCGAAATTGTCATAGACGGCGAAACCGGGTTACTCATTCCCCCCAACGACCCGCCCGCCCTAGCGCAAGCAGTGGTGCAGTTACTAACCAACCCGGAACAACGTGCCCGCATGGGTGCCGCCGGTTACGCCCGCTTGGTGCAGGAATTTACCGTCGCCAAAATGGTGGAGCGCACAGCCAACCTATATCAATCGTTGCTATCTAAGGCTTGA
- a CDS encoding ABC transporter permease has product MNWWHHPLARWGAMILLVLYLGMVGADFLAPYDPYASQENGALLPPTQIYWRPWPQVYPTTQGPLDLETGERELRVDRTQPRPVRFFVRGYAYRWLELTVPVPQWTQRGWQVTDWRVFPGIPSDWHLFGVAAPAYLNLLGTDDQGRDQFSRLLLGSRISLSVGLVGILITFPIGILLGGVAGYAGGWVDALLMRLVEVLMTIPSIYLLVALAAVLPPGLTSSQRFLLIVLITSFINWAGLARVIRGQVLSIKEQGFVQAARVLGARPLGILWRHILPQTTTYVIISATLTVPGFIVAESVLSLIGLGIEQPDASWGNMLSLATNVSIMLLHPWLVWPPALMIVLAVLGFNLLGDGLRDSLDPRQKGR; this is encoded by the coding sequence ATGAATTGGTGGCACCATCCCCTGGCTCGTTGGGGGGCAATGATTCTCCTGGTATTGTACTTGGGAATGGTAGGGGCGGATTTTTTGGCTCCCTACGACCCCTACGCCAGCCAAGAAAACGGGGCACTACTCCCCCCCACCCAAATATACTGGCGACCCTGGCCGCAGGTTTACCCCACCACCCAAGGCCCCTTGGATTTGGAAACCGGGGAGCGGGAATTGCGGGTGGATCGCACCCAACCCAGACCAGTGCGGTTTTTTGTCCGGGGTTATGCCTACCGTTGGTTGGAATTGACCGTGCCCGTACCCCAGTGGACGCAACGGGGTTGGCAGGTGACGGATTGGCGGGTGTTTCCCGGTATCCCCAGCGACTGGCATCTGTTTGGGGTGGCGGCACCGGCGTATCTCAATCTCTTGGGCACCGATGACCAGGGGCGGGACCAGTTCAGCCGGTTACTGTTGGGGAGCCGGATTAGTTTGTCGGTGGGCTTGGTGGGAATTCTCATCACGTTTCCCATCGGTATCCTGCTGGGGGGGGTGGCGGGTTATGCGGGGGGGTGGGTGGATGCCCTGCTGATGCGCCTGGTGGAGGTGTTGATGACCATTCCCAGCATTTATCTTTTGGTGGCCTTGGCGGCGGTTTTGCCCCCCGGTTTGACCAGCAGTCAACGGTTTTTGTTAATTGTACTGATTACTTCATTTATCAATTGGGCGGGGTTGGCGCGGGTGATTCGGGGGCAGGTGTTGAGTATCAAAGAGCAGGGTTTTGTCCAAGCGGCTCGGGTGTTGGGGGCGAGACCCTTGGGGATTTTGTGGCGGCATATTTTGCCCCAGACCACGACCTATGTGATCATTTCTGCCACCCTGACGGTGCCGGGGTTTATCGTGGCAGAATCGGTGTTGAGTTTGATTGGCTTGGGAATTGAACAGCCGGATGCGTCTTGGGGGAATATGCTCTCTCTGGCGACGAACGTATCGATCATGTTATTACACCCGTGGTTGGTGTGGCCCCCGGCGCTGATGATTGTCCTGGCGGTATTGGGTTTCAATCTCCTGGGGGATGGTCTGCGGGATAGTCTGGACCCCCGGCAGAAAGGGCGTTGA
- a CDS encoding Uma2 family endonuclease produces MIAVPNNDHYFSPEEYFAWEAQQLEKHELINGRVYAMTGGTRNHSDIAGNIMTIFKTHLRGSGCKVYNSDCRINIIGTNDFTYPDLSVTCDPRDREHSLYITYPCLIVEVLSPTTEAYDRGKKFARYRRNPHLIDYVLVSSEEIAIDIYHKNQAGDWLILSYRAGDTVEFQSINLRVPIEQIYEEIIFEESPGGA; encoded by the coding sequence ATGATCGCCGTACCCAATAACGACCATTATTTTTCACCAGAGGAATATTTTGCTTGGGAAGCACAGCAATTAGAGAAACATGAGTTAATCAATGGTCGAGTGTATGCCATGACCGGTGGCACCAGGAACCACAGTGATATTGCAGGCAACATCATGACCATTTTCAAAACCCATCTACGGGGGAGTGGTTGCAAGGTTTACAACTCTGATTGTCGTATCAATATCATCGGTACTAATGATTTTACTTACCCTGATTTGAGCGTGACTTGCGACCCCCGAGATCGGGAGCATTCTTTGTATATCACCTATCCCTGTTTGATTGTGGAAGTCTTATCCCCAACAACCGAAGCCTACGACCGGGGTAAAAAGTTTGCGAGATACCGCCGCAATCCTCACTTAATTGACTATGTTTTGGTCAGTTCTGAAGAGATAGCAATTGATATTTATCACAAAAATCAGGCGGGGGATTGGTTAATTTTGAGCTATCGGGCGGGAGATACGGTGGAATTTCAAAGTATCAATTTACGGGTGCCGATTGAGCAAATTTACGAGGAAATCATTTTTGAAGAATCGCCAGGGGGGGCTTAG
- a CDS encoding pentapeptide repeat-containing protein — translation MTPPLESDEFLARYAEGERDFSGSNLTKLILVQAHVPGLNLTNADLTGAIFYMGNLAGSCFQGACLQNGNFYRAQMYRSDFTEAVGVGANFVNANLSWSNLTGVILQETSMSIADLTGVILHQANCRRVDWVGANLTQAYMQGLNAAEATLTNALLVEANLRGANLMGSNLVNANLSYANLDYADCDGVNWSGANLFKTSLRYACLRFGQFFQSNLLLADLSGADVTGINLEEAQGAVKIPRSEVPKFHPPAASG, via the coding sequence GTGACTCCCCCTCTGGAATCGGATGAATTTTTGGCTCGTTATGCGGAGGGGGAACGGGATTTTAGTGGTAGCAATTTAACCAAACTCATTCTTGTCCAAGCGCACGTGCCGGGGTTGAATTTAACCAATGCAGATTTGACCGGAGCTATTTTTTACATGGGGAATCTCGCTGGTTCCTGTTTCCAGGGGGCTTGTTTACAGAATGGTAATTTTTACCGCGCCCAGATGTACCGGAGTGACTTTACGGAAGCGGTAGGTGTCGGGGCGAATTTCGTAAATGCTAACCTGAGTTGGTCAAATTTAACCGGTGTTATCCTGCAGGAAACATCCATGAGTATCGCCGATTTGACGGGCGTGATTTTGCATCAGGCGAATTGTCGCCGGGTAGATTGGGTGGGAGCCAATTTGACCCAAGCCTATATGCAAGGATTAAATGCTGCTGAGGCGACGTTAACCAACGCTCTTTTGGTAGAAGCCAACCTGCGGGGTGCCAACCTAATGGGTAGTAATCTGGTCAATGCCAATCTGTCCTATGCCAATTTGGATTATGCGGATTGCGATGGAGTGAATTGGAGTGGTGCAAATTTATTCAAAACCTCACTCCGCTATGCCTGTCTGCGTTTTGGTCAGTTTTTTCAGAGCAATTTACTCCTAGCGGATTTATCCGGGGCGGATGTCACAGGCATTAACCTCGAAGAAGCCCAGGGTGCAGTTAAAATACCCCGGTCAGAGGTGCCTAAATTTCACCCGCCAGCGGCTTCCGGCTGA
- a CDS encoding glycosyltransferase family 4 protein encodes MYICFLVTRGDAIGGAQIHVKDLAQQLGQQGHQVGVISGAGEPLQNLLKNYRIPHYIIPELVRPIDFIKDAQALVKLHQLLGDLRPDLVSIHSSKAGILGRLVCYQQKIPFVFTVHGWSFATPGWTAFVYQVLERIFATITPQIICVAETIRQQGIKLGLPPEKLVTIYNAMPDIHPELMAQPDQGQPVRIIMVGRLEPQKAQADLLRAVAVLQPPDVRVDLVGDGPLLTSLKQLVDQLNLTARVTFWGYRSDVANLLAQAHIFALISHWEAFPRSTLEAMRAGLPVIVADVGGAAEAVIPGVTGYVVPPGDQAQLVTCLQRLVADPAQRRLLGQAGRQRYEKYFTFERLLRETLAVYGRVCSR; translated from the coding sequence ATGTATATTTGCTTTTTGGTCACCCGGGGGGATGCGATTGGCGGGGCACAAATTCACGTCAAAGATTTAGCCCAACAGTTAGGGCAACAGGGGCATCAGGTGGGAGTGATTTCCGGGGCAGGGGAACCTTTGCAAAATCTATTAAAAAACTATCGAATCCCCCATTATATTATTCCCGAATTGGTGCGTCCCATTGATTTCATAAAAGATGCCCAAGCCCTCGTAAAACTCCATCAATTACTTGGTGACTTGCGACCGGATTTAGTCTCGATTCATTCTAGTAAAGCGGGTATTTTGGGGCGTTTAGTTTGCTATCAACAAAAAATTCCTTTTGTTTTTACGGTACATGGTTGGTCCTTTGCCACTCCCGGCTGGACAGCTTTTGTTTATCAAGTTTTAGAACGAATCTTTGCGACGATTACCCCCCAAATTATTTGTGTTGCCGAAACCATCCGCCAACAGGGGATAAAATTAGGTTTACCACCAGAAAAATTAGTCACGATTTACAATGCCATGCCGGATATTCATCCCGAATTGATGGCACAACCGGATCAGGGTCAGCCGGTACGGATTATCATGGTCGGGCGTTTAGAACCCCAAAAAGCTCAGGCGGATTTACTGCGGGCAGTGGCAGTTTTACAACCACCGGATGTACGGGTAGATTTGGTGGGGGATGGTCCTTTATTAACCTCATTAAAACAGTTGGTTGACCAGTTAAATTTAACTGCACGAGTAACTTTTTGGGGCTATCGCAGTGATGTTGCCAATTTGCTGGCTCAAGCCCATATTTTTGCCTTGATTTCCCATTGGGAGGCTTTTCCCCGTTCGACCTTAGAAGCGATGCGGGCGGGTTTGCCGGTGATTGTTGCCGATGTGGGGGGTGCCGCCGAAGCGGTTATTCCCGGGGTGACGGGCTATGTGGTGCCCCCAGGCGATCAGGCACAATTGGTGACTTGCCTCCAGCGACTGGTGGCTGACCCGGCACAACGGCGACTCCTTGGACAGGCGGGGCGACAACGTTATGAGAAATATTTCACGTTTGAACGATTGCTACGGGAAACTTTAGCGGTCTATGGGCGGGTTTGTTCCAGATGA
- a CDS encoding DMT family transporter, which translates to MHPLWLVSPFFFWGTAMIVMKAILPQTAPLFLGAFRLIPAGLLVLAAAVVLGRSQPRSWRAWGAILLFALVDGTLFQGFLVTGLARTQAGLGSVMIDSQPLVVALLAWWLYGEVIGLWGWLGLALGLTGIGMIALPPQEWAHLGDYWAQVAGHGEWWMLLAAVAMALGTVMMRWLSRWVDPLVATGWHLVLGGIPLLALSGLWEGAAWSQVNAWGWLGMAYSAVLGSAASYGLFFYLAAQGNLTSLSALTFLTPVFALTFGALFLGETLTLWQLSGVILTLISITLINQRHRLQTPVAQPVPVPVSVKPSP; encoded by the coding sequence ATGCATCCCCTGTGGTTGGTCAGTCCATTTTTCTTTTGGGGTACAGCCATGATCGTCATGAAGGCGATCCTACCCCAGACGGCTCCCCTGTTTTTGGGGGCGTTTCGTTTGATCCCGGCGGGGCTGTTGGTGTTGGCGGCGGCGGTGGTGCTGGGACGTTCGCAACCCCGTTCCTGGCGGGCGTGGGGCGCAATTCTCCTGTTTGCGTTGGTGGATGGCACCTTGTTTCAGGGGTTTTTGGTTACTGGGTTGGCACGGACTCAGGCGGGGTTGGGTTCGGTGATGATTGATTCCCAACCGTTGGTGGTGGCACTGTTAGCCTGGTGGCTGTACGGGGAAGTGATTGGTCTGTGGGGCTGGCTGGGATTGGCTCTGGGTTTGACGGGGATTGGTATGATTGCCCTGCCTCCCCAGGAATGGGCGCATCTGGGGGACTATTGGGCGCAGGTGGCGGGACATGGGGAATGGTGGATGTTGTTGGCGGCGGTGGCGATGGCATTGGGGACGGTGATGATGCGCTGGTTGAGCCGTTGGGTTGACCCCCTGGTGGCGACGGGCTGGCATCTGGTGTTGGGGGGCATTCCCCTACTGGCGCTGTCCGGGCTGTGGGAAGGGGCGGCGTGGAGCCAGGTGAACGCCTGGGGCTGGCTGGGCATGGCGTACAGTGCGGTGTTGGGCAGTGCCGCTTCCTACGGGTTGTTTTTCTACCTCGCCGCCCAGGGGAACCTCACCAGCTTGAGTGCATTAACGTTTTTAACGCCGGTGTTTGCCCTCACCTTTGGGGCGTTGTTTTTGGGCGAAACCCTGACCCTTTGGCAGTTGAGCGGCGTGATTTTGACCCTGATCAGCATTACGTTGATTAACCAACGGCATCGCTTGCAAACCCCAGTGGCGCAACCTGTACCTGTCCCCGTATCCGTAAAACCCAGCCCTTGA
- a CDS encoding Uma2 family endonuclease has protein sequence MIAVPNKDHYFSPEEYFAWEAQQLEKYELINGRVYAMTGGTQNHSAIKLNLASLIRGYLRGKPCRVFNSDLKVNILYTSNYTYPDLSVTCDPRDREHSLYITYPCLIVEVLSPTTEAYDRGKKFARYRRNPNLIDYVLVSSEEMAIDIYHKNQAGDWLILSYRAGDTVEFQSINLRVPVEQIYEEIIFEESPGEI, from the coding sequence ATGATCGCCGTACCCAATAAGGATCACTATTTTTCGCCAGAGGAGTATTTTGCTTGGGAAGCACAGCAGTTAGAAAAATATGAGTTAATCAATGGTCGAGTGTATGCCATGACCGGTGGCACTCAAAATCATAGTGCGATTAAATTAAATCTTGCCAGTTTAATCAGAGGATATTTGCGAGGAAAACCTTGTCGTGTTTTTAACTCCGATTTGAAGGTTAACATTCTTTACACGTCCAACTATACCTATCCTGATTTGAGCGTGACTTGCGACCCCCGAGATAGGGAGCATTCTTTGTATATCACTTATCCCTGTTTGATTGTGGAGGTCTTGTCCCCAACTACCGAAGCCTACGACCGGGGTAAAAAGTTTGCGAGATACCGCCGCAATCCTAACTTAATTGATTATGTTTTAGTCAGTTCTGAAGAGATGGCAATTGATATTTATCACAAAAATCAGGCGGGGGATTGGTTAATTTTGAGCTATCGGGCGGGAGATACGGTGGAATTTCAAAGTATCAATTTACGGGTGCCGGTTGAGCAAATTTACGAGGAAATCATTTTTGAAGAATCACCGGGGGAGATTTAG
- a CDS encoding DUF2499 domain-containing protein, whose translation MHVLSLPTWMIHIASVLEWSVAMYLFWQYGWRRITWAMIPALGSALCAITWHFFDNDPHLDWLVTWQAGLTLVGNIALWWAAWGLMRVAKP comes from the coding sequence ATGCACGTCCTGTCCCTGCCCACTTGGATGATCCACATCGCCAGTGTGTTGGAATGGAGCGTAGCGATGTATTTATTTTGGCAGTACGGTTGGCGCCGGATCACCTGGGCAATGATTCCCGCTTTGGGCAGTGCCCTCTGTGCGATTACCTGGCATTTTTTTGACAATGACCCCCACCTGGATTGGTTGGTGACCTGGCAAGCGGGGTTAACCCTGGTGGGGAATATTGCCCTCTGGTGGGCGGCTTGGGGGCTAATGCGGGTGGCGAAACCATGA
- a CDS encoding DNA polymerase III subunit gamma/tau encodes MYIPLHHKYRPQTFQQLVGQAVIATTLSNGVRTGRIAPAYMFTGPRGTGKTSSARILAKALNCQSTNQPTPEPCGVCALCQAITQGNALDIIEIDAASHTGVDNVREMIERAQFAPVQARYKVFIIDECHMLSGAAFNALLKTLEEPPERVVFILATTDPQRVPATIISRCQRFDFRRIAQADMEAHLRQIAEQEGIEITPAALTLVAQLAQGGMRDAESLLDQLSLLPPPIQPEQVWQLAGRVPERDLLELVQGIYTEPLMAVLQRGRALLERGWEPLQLYQQLVGFVRDGLIALTAPQERHLTTLMADTWQAWQTLGERITATDLLHAQEYLRQSEPQLRHTTQPHLWLEVTLLGWWHLWQEKTASATPAPASAINSSSIAKASPAPAITSSTPAINSSEPAIPSPASANNSSLIAKASPAPAIASSPLPTPTPTPVVKSSQPATASPSSTINSSPAATTSPSSEIQSLSAAIASAKPAVNSSPTATGTTSEMPDLATLWAQVVAHIKKPPARSLFQEASLVKLENQHAEIALKTPALLRNAEGKIKEVQAAFQKVLAQPITITLTVPKGNAPPISDSPVSNTVSNNSNNNSNSNAHHSSVQTPVPATPPERPSLSTIPSEDGVMIAARRLADFFQGEVIVPPDESEDF; translated from the coding sequence GTGTACATTCCCTTACATCACAAATACCGCCCCCAGACCTTTCAGCAATTGGTGGGTCAGGCGGTCATCGCCACCACCCTGAGTAACGGGGTACGCACGGGACGGATTGCCCCAGCCTATATGTTCACGGGGCCCAGGGGTACGGGGAAAACCTCCTCCGCCCGGATTCTCGCCAAGGCATTGAACTGCCAAAGTACGAACCAACCCACTCCGGAACCCTGCGGGGTCTGCGCCCTCTGCCAAGCCATTACCCAGGGGAATGCCCTGGACATCATCGAGATTGATGCCGCCAGCCATACGGGGGTGGACAATGTGCGGGAGATGATCGAGCGGGCGCAGTTTGCCCCCGTCCAAGCCCGGTACAAAGTCTTTATCATTGACGAATGCCATATGCTCTCCGGGGCGGCGTTTAATGCCCTGTTAAAAACCCTGGAGGAACCGCCGGAGCGGGTGGTGTTTATCCTGGCGACGACCGACCCCCAACGGGTGCCTGCTACGATTATTTCCCGGTGTCAGCGGTTTGATTTTCGCCGCATTGCCCAGGCGGACATGGAAGCCCATTTGCGCCAGATTGCCGAGCAGGAGGGGATTGAGATTACCCCGGCGGCGTTGACCTTGGTGGCGCAGTTGGCACAGGGGGGGATGCGGGATGCGGAAAGCCTGCTGGATCAACTCAGTTTACTGCCGCCGCCGATTCAGCCGGAACAGGTGTGGCAGTTGGCGGGACGGGTGCCGGAACGGGATTTGTTGGAGTTAGTACAGGGGATTTATACCGAACCTTTGATGGCGGTGTTGCAACGGGGGCGGGCACTGCTGGAACGGGGCTGGGAACCCCTGCAACTGTACCAACAACTGGTGGGGTTTGTGCGGGATGGGTTGATCGCCCTCACTGCCCCGCAGGAACGGCATTTGACGACCCTGATGGCGGATACCTGGCAGGCTTGGCAGACCTTGGGGGAACGGATCACGGCGACGGATTTGCTCCACGCCCAGGAGTATTTGCGCCAAAGCGAACCTCAGCTTCGCCATACGACCCAGCCCCATCTATGGTTGGAGGTGACGTTGTTGGGATGGTGGCATCTGTGGCAGGAGAAAACCGCCTCCGCAACACCTGCGCCTGCTTCAGCAATAAATTCATCTTCAATAGCTAAGGCTTCACCCGCTCCGGCAATCACTTCATCTACTCCGGCGATTAATTCATCTGAACCGGCAATACCTTCGCCTGCTTCGGCAAATAATTCATCTCTAATTGCTAAGGCATCACCTGCTCCGGCAATCGCTTCATCACCACTGCCAACGCCTACGCCTACTCCGGTAGTTAAATCATCGCAACCCGCAACAGCTTCACCCAGTTCAACAATTAATTCATCTCCAGCGGCAACAACTTCACCGAGTTCCGAGATTCAATCACTATCTGCGGCAATTGCTTCGGCTAAACCAGCAGTAAATTCATCCCCAACGGCAACCGGGACTACTTCAGAAATGCCGGATTTAGCCACCCTTTGGGCACAGGTGGTAGCACATATCAAAAAACCGCCTGCCCGTTCCCTATTTCAAGAAGCGAGCCTGGTGAAATTAGAAAACCAACACGCTGAAATTGCGCTCAAAACTCCAGCCTTACTGCGAAATGCTGAAGGGAAAATCAAGGAGGTGCAGGCGGCTTTCCAGAAGGTGCTTGCCCAACCCATTACAATTACGCTGACGGTACCCAAGGGAAACGCTCCCCCCATAAGCGATTCGCCGGTTAGCAATACGGTTAGTAATAACAGTAATAATAATAGTAATAGCAATGCCCATCATTCCTCAGTTCAGACACCGGTTCCAGCCACGCCCCCAGAACGCCCGTCTTTATCTACCATTCCCAGCGAGGATGGGGTCATGATAGCCGCCCGACGGTTGGCGGACTTTTTCCAGGGAGAGGTGATTGTCCCCCCAGATGAGAGCGAAGATTTTTAG